The window TTTGGCACAAATACGATAAATCACTTTTACTACCTTTGGGCTATGAACATAAATATGTCTCCAAATGTGAATAGTAAGGCAAAATAGTAGGAAAAATGTCTATTTGCCTTCACTCTCCATTAATGGTAGGTATAATAATTCATAGTTCATTTCCACCAAAGTAGATGGCAGCTATATTCGCTTACCACTGGAGCACGAAACATTTAAGCCTTCCACTCACGTTCCAACGCCGCAGTACGATTTGGTCGAATGATACAAAATTGAACATAATTGGTGTATTTGCACCATTCGGCCAAATCGGCGCGATTTGACGGCAGACAAACAAGTCAGTCTGTAGCAGTCCGACATAGTTGGTTGGGTCGTAAATTCGATCGTGTATATTGTGACAATCACAAAAAAATCAGTTGCTGGTAAATTTCGAAAACGGCTTATGGCTAGACGTTTTAAGAGATTTCTTTGATATTTGTAAGGAAAAAGAGTGTCTGTGAAAAATAAAATCGACATCATATCATGCTAAAACCGCTAGAAACAAAGCGGTGAAGATTTTGGTTGCTAAATTTGAAGTCAAAGCGGATACTTATGAAGAGttggtaaaaaatatttatatttaataataaatatttataattaataattttcgaacatgttacaaaaatgaaattaaaattatcttaaTATAATCGCAATCCTTCTAATAAATGTACCTGACAGTATGTATGTCTTTTCAGCAACAATCTTTACACCATCACCTacgtttcttgtatttttttttgtttatacaaAGAGCAATAGCTGCTAAAAGTATATCGTCTTCTGACATGTTTCTGACCTGAAAGTAAAACGCTTACTGCAAAATCGGTACGCGTGTGTTCCCATCCGATTTTCAACATTATTTTATGACATGTGTTATTACATattaatattggcaatatcattttaaagtcgtctactttaaaatgtataatgtatgtctgaattgtcaatatagatgagttaaattattagaagaatttttcactaagtaacgaaaaacaaaatttatttaatttactaatgtttgtattttgagaacgatttgaaacgtcagtaaacgtattttaattgtggcttattcccatttaaatagtaattaatttaaaatgccacaagaaaataacttcagaacaatattaagtgttattacATGTttctttatgtatatatatatatatatatatatatatatatatatatatatatatatatatatatatgcgataTTCTTTAAAGTAAACTCTCATAACTGAAGAGAAAATGTTTATAGTAGAGCATTATTTCCGCTCATATGAAAGTGAAAGGAATATTGGGACAAGTTTCAAACAAGCGtctaaaaaatttgtttaataaggCGGCCCTCACAAAAAGGATACTGTTAGCAATCGTTTAGAAATTTTGTAATACTGGTAGTGTCTTGTGTCAGCTTAAAGGTCCTTCCGGTCATCTAAAAACAGTTTGTAAAAACTAACAGTAATCAAGGACGCGTTCTCGATCAGaccttacaatttcaaaaatgatGCTGTCGCTATACTGTGTATAAATTGAATATAAGTGAAATAGTTACACGTCGACTGTTCAAATCTCTTGGTCGTATTCTTACCGCATTCATAATGAACAAAGACTAACAGTTGCAATCAACTCTAAAATAGAAGTCTATTGGAAATTTACTGCAAGCGAAGTTTACATGTGGAGCCTGCTGAAGGAATCAGTATTTAAGTCAGAAGTTTTGCCAGCAGATATTGAAAAACTACAACAAAAGGTTACAGCCTTTTTTTTGCACAACTCCAGCAACTTTGGATACATATATTGAATAATCCGAAAAATCGTTATGACGCTTGTTTGCGCTCCACTGGTGCACATTAGAAacttttaaactaaaaaataaattcaaTGTCCTATTTCGGTacgtactgtttattttggaGAATGCTGTATAATATGCATATTTTTAGTGTCTACGAGGTTAAAGAAATATTAAGGTGATGCTATTATTTACTAACTATATCGGATAAATTGGTCTTATAAatgtttttcaacattttttattttctcttaaaCTGTATATTAGGATATTTTTCATCATTCACTGGAACATATCTTTACTAGCGGTGAACTATTTTTAACAAATCTTTTAGCAATTGCAACATAATTTACCCCATTGTGTAGATGAACATTCTAAAGGAATTcccataaataaaataaatgtagccAAAATTCCAATTTACCATACTTCTTGTTTGGGACGCCAGGCTATTAGTGGTTGTTACCAGCCACTCATTTCTGCTTCAAAACAATGTTTAAATATTACAGAATCATATTTGGTAGATATTTGGCAGAATATGGATAAAGAATTAATAGCTTACACGTGTGAAAACGAAGATAAAGTACAAAGTAAGTAACTTTTTTTCAAATAGAAATTTAGGTGACTCTTAATACATAAAAATGTCAATCTAACatttcaaaatataaaattttcgaaaaattattttttttcaataaaaataaaaaatattaaatagtttattttagcAATCGTTATAAATATTCCACTTCCTTCTACACACATgttttacatatatttaaatgtatACGTTGGTCTATTGTTATATTTCGGGACGTaactttttttccattatttttctaCTTCTAATAAATAAACGGTTATGAATATcctaaaataaaacatattttattttgtttgatattgtGAAGTAAACACGCCATCACGTCAACACTATATAAAGGTAAAGAATcatcttaaaaaaaaactgtctGATTACTACTGGTTtattttttaggtttaggttagtATCAGTATACAaaccaattttaaataaaataattaacttttttCGTTTAAAATAGTAAACGAAATACATGTCTCCTAATGTTTCTTGCGTATCGAACCCATATTGATCCAAACGTGTCGCCACGTTTCAACAAATAGTTTCAGCTGTATATTTTCTCTGGGATAGGTCTTTTGGCCGTGGGCTGTGTTTCTGCTCAGTCTTTCAGAAAAACCAAAAACTTTAATTTCCAGTTTTTGAGGGTTATGTCCTtacaccatcatcatcatcatcatcgtcatcattatcaccattatcatcattatctttaGCTTCTTCATCTCTGCCTACGATTGTCTAATATTTGCTTTTCTGTGATATGTTTTACCGGCTTGTTTTCtgatgtcatagtcccatctgaAATTTAGACGCTTCTTAGTCTCTTGACGCTCCTTGGATATTACACACACTGTAATTCTAGTGGGTCATCTATTGCTAGTTCTCCCTAAATGTCCAGATCActgtcattttaaagatttaattatgtagattacatcagtcaccttggttttctgtctgatccattctattctttttcagTCTCCCTTTGTCAGACCTAAAATGTATCTCGCTTAATTGACCTTTAAGTGACTTTGAGTATATGTCgctattatttttttctttagtattcAAGTTTAGCAGCCATCTGTCATGCTTGGTATACCTAGTAGTAGTCAGTTCAGTCAGATACCAAAGTGGGTCAGGCAGCCAAATCGCATGGACTTCTCTGTAAATGATATAGCggaagctatatatatatatatatatatatatatatatatatatatatatatatatatatatatatatatatatatatatatatatatatatatatatatcgtaccCTCAGTGCAAGAatgcagtaactcaaaattttatgaaaatgaagtaatcattgaattcgattgtaaacatgcatatctatcccctgtaaaactttagtaactttcaaatgctaaaccggctaaatattacattaacaacagtttaactattttgcttttttgtacataagttccgtgcaaaactgttgtaattccAATGTAACCGAGATACAACAGTTTTGAACtgaacattgcaatggtttcgataacaagcaatgaaagacgtgaaaaaagtaagatatttgttattttaatatctatatctgtggtgtttaattttaatatacagcgtGTCTACATAATCCATTAAgggccgagacaataaacaaagatttacgagaccaatctattcatgtaagttttatctcctttgtgtgacattatattttccataaaatgtgtacgatgtcgtttgaccatttatttattagattggattaaaaacacataaattaagactaattatttacagccaaaaagtatgttttcttatgaaaggaaaaacagttatcttaaaacttgtgcattaacaatactgacaggttaaaaatatctattttcagaaaacttgttctataaaaGCTAAATCCCAAATTGTATTAAATCTTCATGTGTAACCTTCCTGGGCGATTGTCTTATCATATTGTCCCCccgtaattcccaacttttactaaggtagtgaatttcaatccttttgttaatcactGTACTCAACGTAGCCTGATTTGcagatttttattatagtccttttgttttgaatttaaataaaaatattgaaagttttacaaataatttttctaccttGTTATGACATTGTCATTACAAAGCGAAGGAATTGTGGCTATCAGAAACATGTGCAAAGATAGAAAGATTAAATTGCCGCTAGCGATAAGCCGTTTTATTAGGTACCTATTTGATTTCTTGGAATCTATTACATGTAAAGTTTAATACCATACTAAACCCCGATTGCTGTTggggattattttttctttactaaCCCGATGACTAATTGGAATTTATTAAACGTATATACCAAACCATATAAGAACAGCCAAAAATTGAAATGGCCAAAAAAAGATTTAATATACTTATGCCATTCGGGTATGATACCAGAAGCCcaccatagtttttataaaaatattttggcccaagatgatatacgagaaaaggacaacaactaacagaaaatgtgtctacactttttacaattttctccgtgcaaaagtgttgtaactttaaaattctaatactaaatgtgtagtgattaacaattttctccgtgcaaaagtgtttgaacctaactttgaaattcctaattttttttagcattaatattattttatttaaatttctatttttggttaatgtaatataggctgaaaagcatgcaaaatcataattaaatgttaatttttcttaaaacttgtgtcttatttcaccgatattatcacgaaaataaacaaaatcgtttttatctcgaaacttacttattctgacttactgcagtcttgcactgagggtgcgatatatatatatatatatatatatatatatatatatatatatatatatatatatatacatattttttgaaCCATACCATATTTAACATAAAATTAGTGTTTCATaagtttaggttcaataagtgatattaaatttggaactagattttactGTCCATTGAAAttaacgtttcggcaggaaacggTTACCTTTGTCAAGATTCTGAAATGTACAGGATGTACAGTATGTTTAGGAACATAAGACCAAAaggttattgtaaaatatgttaaaaccttaccaaaccaaaaaaataaaacgggacactgacattaatgaatttacagaaataaagaaatataaattgatatctcatatctcatggtttactgtcattaatatatcattaattatttttatataaatataaatatatacatttatataaaaacaccaaagatacgcccatataaaaataattattgatatattaatgacagtaaaccatgagatatcagatatcaatttttttctgtcaattcattaatgtcagtgtcccgctttacctatattatatatatatatatatatatatatatatatatatatatataaatatatatatatatatatatatatatatataaatatatatatatatatatatatatatatatatatatatatatatatatacagagtggtccttaagtaattgtacaaacagaaaccgtagattctgcactttaaaatattacgatttaagccaacttgcttttataaaatgttgatattaagaaagatacagcgTGTTAAAGTGTAAAtgtaaaaatgttattcaatattcttcttcttataacTCTTCTTTGTTAACTGCACTTTTGCATATTGGTAAGCTAAACCAAATACTTTTATATTTAAAAGTCGAAGTAAAACGCAGTATCATGTTTTATGGTACCTATTAAAATGTAACTTAAAGTaaaaacataaacaaataaaCTTTTAGTCATTTATCtaaatattgtgaaataattcaaaaattaaaGGTTACAATCTAATTATCCACTTGTAATGAGTATAATCGTTACCTTCAATATTTTATAGAATATGCCAGGGAATATACTGCAGAATGTATGAACGAGGGGATATTGAAAATTCAGGAGAAATGCTTAGGTTTGAGTAGCAATCCGATGTCGCCAATCCGTGATATCTCACAAGTTAGTTGCAAGTAAGTAAGCGCATTTACTATCACAATCAATAATGTTAAACAAAATTCCATTTTTATACTTGTTAGTGAATCTAGGTATTTAATTTgccaaaattataaattttatttttaaactttttatttttttctattttatttgaaTACCAGAAGTTCTTAGCAGCGCAACCGatcataaacatttaaatcaagGGCGAACGATGGGTCATACGTAATAGACAAGGTGAAAGCTCAGGTTTGTTCGAGCATAATCTCTTTCATGAGTACcccaaaaaaaatgtttaagaagTCGTCTAGGCGATAAGTTGTTGCAAAgcaaattgtaacaatcaattttttcgtcccggcattttttttatattttttggatcattctgaacaaaataggtctTTTGTAGATTTCTGTAACTGGATTGCTTTTAActtataaataatgtaaaactAAGAAAAATGCAGGATTACGATTTTAAAGGCTCAAAAACAGaagtaaaatacattatttttcaATTCATCAAGGaactaaattcaagttcaaacatTGTTCTATCATTTTCCAATAAGTGTTTTGGGcctatttcatttaaaaacgttgtttttttaattgttaatgaagcgcttatgacatGACGGGTGCTCGAACTACGACGTGTATAAGAGAGAGAGAAATAAGTTCtagtgtaaaaattgttgttgGTTTAAATCCTCATTGTAAAAAATAAGCACCCACCCGGTCGTACGTActtcattatcaattaaaaaacaaaagtttattagCCATTTATCCACTAAGGGTGTTATAAAGATAATTACGCCCGGAGAGCAGCAACATAATCCAGCCAGAGGGCCTCTGGCCTGAGAGAAGGATGTTGATCCATAAATTATTCATGGAATATATAGTTTTCTCTTTTTAATGTAACACCAAATCGTGAGCACATAATCTTGCTTTAACGAGTTGGGGTAGATGTTCTAATGTTTTGTTTATTGAAATTAGAAAAACTGTTGCACTAATAACAGATATTTGAGGAGTTCCATTTACTTGGTGTTTTGTGCTCGATGTAGTACCATTTACTGGGACGGTGACTTAATGTGTTTAAAATATCGTACTTCCAAGCCATATTAAATGCTTCTGTTATGTCAAAAAATTCAGCAAGACATTCTTGTCATAAAGCGAAGCTTCTCATATATTTCTGATTCTAAATCTAAGAGATTATTCAGGGTAGATGTGTTTTTGGAAATTCGCTTTGTTCGTTAAGTATTAAATGATTATTTTTTAGGAACCATAacaatcttttattttttatttttcccaatATTTTACAAACCTCATTAGTAACTGAAATTGGTCTACATGACTCCCGGTCAGTTCGTGTTTTGGTTGGTTGTAACAAAGAGATTATGGTAGCCTCTGTCCATTTTGAGGGAAATTCATGGCTGCttcatattttgttataaagaTTAAGTAGATACATATTGGAATTTTCTGAAAGATTTTAAAGAAAACTGATATGAGTATCATGTGGTCCTACTGCTAAATTTTTAGCGGTACTTAAGGTGTAATTTAGTTCTGCCATTGCAAACGGTGTTTTAACAGAATTATCTCTCATATAGCTtaaatttataactttttcatGTGTATCTATATCTAACAAATATTTTAAGTAGTTATTGTAActagtgtttttttttgtaatgtataATAAGTGGGTGACACTGCGTAATGGCTGTTAAGGTTGGACAATTACTAGCAATAGGTTTACTTTTAATGCAATTTTGCAATTTTAATGCAATTTGACTTTCatgtaaaagaaaaagaagtaagctGTATTTTTAAAGTTAACTAGCATCAAGGTAAGGATTGAGATGTCTGAAGGAAAATGTCTAAAGAAGATGTGTCTGAAGAtgtctaaaaattatttaaagtttgaaTTTGATATGCCAATTTTTAGAAAAGATAATTTTGAGGATTATTTAGTACCTAGTTAGAAATTTTTGTCCTAGAATGAAATGGGTTATTATTTGGCATACATTTGAAGTCTTTTGCTTTAAATGAATAATTGGCGAAAAAAAAGACTGCATGTTTACTTTAATTTTTCCATTAAACTTTTGTAAGAAGTTACATTCTCTCTCATTACTCTATACATTCCTTGTTTGTTAGATATGCACAATAGGTTGATTGTATTCATTTGATTATTATATCTGTAGTTTATAGGTATTCTTTCTGAtatgatttatttataaaattcattaaTACGCCTTGATGTTTAGTTGTAACTATTGGTAATTACTTTTGTAGTGTAATTTATTAATCAGGCAAGTTAATTGTAATGAATAACAATAACATAAACTTTTAATAATACTAGACTTTCATATTATCATTCTGTTTTTTATCGGTCAATAACCAATGAGGGCGAGGTTTTTTCAGTTTAATAGATTAAATTCAAGTTCTAATTTTACCTGACTTATTTTACCTGATTCTAATGATATTTACGGTTAATGATAGGTTAATAAAAAATGCTTATACATTTAGTTAATTGGTTTGGCAATAGGAAAACTAAAAGTCAATACATTTATTGCCTTTTTGTCATCTTTTATTTACtcttttgtataaaattaaaataattcttaatttttAGAAAACTCGAAGACGCCGAGGATTGTATTGTGGATACTCTCAGCAACCATTGCTCTCAAGATATCACAGATGTTGTTGTAtctgtaataaaaattttaaaaaccaatACATGCAGTTACGCACCTAAGCATAGGAGCCGAAGAAGTTTGCATAGAGTTGTAAGACAATTGGCAATGTCTGATAAGATGGACAGAATTGAGGAGCATTTAAAAACTAAGTGTATCAAAAATGGACTGGAGTCCAAAAAATTGGAAGTATGTATCTCGATAAAATATACTACTCTTCTGAATATGTCTCTAGTTTGTAGATCTTATTTCTGTGTGATGATAAACGTATTGAAATTTGTGGATAAATTGTTCTGTTATATGCACCATCCGtattttcttgtttatttatCTTAAAGATATTAATTTcagtaatgttttatatatatatatatatacatatatatatacatatatatatatatatatatatatatatatatatatatacatatatatatatacatatatatatatatatatatatatatatatatatatataaatatatatttatatatatatatatatatatatatatatatatatatatatattttgacaacAAATGCTGGACTATTTAACTACACAATGTTATTTTGCCATCTACATCGTTTATAATAATTATCGTcaccatattttaattaattcaaaaaaTCCATGTTTTGCACAGTTCCTTATCTACATTATATCTCAGTGATATATCAGTTAGTCCTAATTCTAAAAAATTCAAGGTATACAAATTGGTCTAAAAAATTGATATCGTTTGTATATTTTGAGATGCGGTAAttattttatgtcatactagtttattatcgtgtttttattgcttagttaccaactacatAATAGTATACTTTATGCCCCTGCGAGCATAAAGTGCACTTTATGGCCTGTACAggcataaagacaaaaaaatattgataactttttaatacatttattactgaagttacaaaatatggaataaaattattctaACTACATAACATTATTTAGTAGAATTCATATAAAATTTGACATTCTGGGAAGATCCGGTGATAGATAGATCTGACATTTTCACTTTTTAGGCTTGACAACCGCAGATGTTCTTTCATGTTTCCCCCTAACGACGGTATTGCTCATTCTCCCATGAgaaattttctgaatttttaaaaatatttagataagGAATACGATAGCAAACgagtatgacataaaagtttgtatgcaccgtGGGCACTAATAGATGTGTATACCCTCAGACTATTCACAAACACTCGTGCCAGAGGCCCTCGTGTTTGTAAGACAGTCGCCCCCGGGCATAAACATCTACATAAtgcccttggtacataaataactaatTTCGCCTACCTTTCAATGTTGactttattattctttttttttttaaatctctgTCAGTCTTTATTCTGTATCAACCAGGATATTTACTAAATGTTAGTTTCTAGTTTTTTATAGCAACATTTTCGAAATTATGTTTGGTTGACGTTCATTTTCAATGATAATGGAGGTTTCTTCAGAGCATGTCACTAGTAAAAGTTTCTACAAATTATAATGTAAACTAATTTAAATTAATGTAAATCTATTAGAAACAattttttcatgcagtttttttgTATAATTCATGCTTATGATGTCTATCCGCAAAGAAAAGTTATTTTCCTGTAGTTAGCTATAAACCATATATGACATAATACTATAGTCAGCTACATACCATGTATGACTTTATATaaaagtgtttatttatttaaataaacccGTACGGGCTAAATCATAGAATGTTTTAAGATTAAATAGCCCATCTTAAGTGCTACTACTAGGTTATCCATGTTTAaaaccactaaatatatgggtaaaaacccctTAAATGTTATTTAATTGGTATTAGATTAAATTGCTGCTGATAATTATGTGGGATGTTAAAATTTTACGTAGATTTACTTCATAGCAACGTAAGATCTCAACCAGGATTAATCTCAACTCTCAACCCAGGTTAAAAATTTACGTTATCATAAAGTAaatcttcttaaaattttaacaTCCTACATAATTATCAGCAAAAATGTAAACTAATATCAATTAAagaacatttaaaatattttcacccATATATGGCtttaaacataatatatatacCTAGTAGCAGCACTGAAGATAGACTATTTAGTCCGAAAACCTTGTGTGATTTAGGGCGGAagatttcttttaaataaatatatcttttaaaaaagagtttttaataaaaatttttatgacCTCTCTTCCTCtactatgtttttattttttttctcgttGGAACTTTTGAACACTTTTGGCAGgtttggaaaattaaaaaattacttgtAAATGCACATAGGTAGGCAAATtcttaaattttacatttttattttgcactgctcttttattatttgtttctatttgATGAGATTAATATTCTGcttttatatcttctttttgtcttGTCTTTATATTATCTTGTTTGGCGAGAAAGTGGAATGCTATCTTGTCATTTTTGTAGATTTACAGAATATGGCATATTAGAATAGTTCTCAGTAACATTCTACcagtataaaatatttgttaaaatttattaaaccaataataaaaatgtttaaggaCAACGTATTAAAGATGAAAAATTGTATAAAGGAAAAACCCATTTTCTTTGTTCCAAAACATATTTACATCAAGCATATTGACGGATGTACCAAAGAAGTTATTAAAATGTTAAAGGCTTGTTTACcggaaaaatataaatatcttccCCAActgatttttaatgtttttgattCGATGATCAGTTTTATGTACGATGACTTTACTCTTATAAgttgtaagtatattttttaagtatatttaatATGTATCacataaaattaagaaaatataaagaaaaacacgATTACACGAAAAGGGGGTCAATAAACTGTTTTACAGTAATCGTAATCGTATAGGTAAATGGCTTATTCTGTAAATATATTCGGTAGATTCACTACGACCGGGCCCGTCTTAAGATTAACCACAATTATTATGCTCTTAAAGAGAGATAGATAATACAATAATGTCATCAATATAAACCAAGCATATATATCTTctatcttcttcttagggtgcctgtccgttccgaacgttggcgatcatcctggctatgatgactctgttggttgctatacgaaatagctgtgttgaggtctttctataccatgctctcaggttagcaagccaggatattcttcttcgtcctggggcccttttcctttcaattttaccttgcaaaatgcatagcagtagctcgtatctgccttgatttctcattatatgtcccaagtactgcagcttacgtcTTTGTCGCAACGTATCGTGCGTACCGcagactttgtctgtccatggtatcttcaggatccttctgtatgactaTATCTCagaagcctgaagttttgatagagtttcggccttcaatgtccacgtttctactccgtacagaagtactgagtacacataacatttaaggagccttatatCTCCTATAACTGcttttaatacattgtaaatacTCTTTTAAAATTTGGAATTTTAGGGTCGCGTTTTTAAGTCAGAATGGATTCTCATCTATTTTTCATATATTCGTAATAATCATTTTCAACACCAAAATCTGTCTTCTGTATATCTTCTTTGCCGTTTTAATTTAATCGAATCTACTGACTAGATTAAGGGTggaaaatactacatttttttattgttataacataaatcaatatgtttcttttttgtttttcaccaaaaaattattttttcagtttaaataaattaataaatatcacAACGGTAGTTAAACGAAGGATAAGGTTGATTTCAAATGAAAAAGaaatctattatttgtttaaaaattgttttaaataaacagTTTCCCGTGGTAAATTTTAGataaactttttactgtaatgtTGTAGCATCATATTCTTAcgattaaaataagattcagcTTGTGAGTAAAAAAATCAATGTGTTTCAAACGTTAAAGTTGAGGCAGTTTGAAGTTTATAATGTTCCGAAATGTATATCAAATTGTTTATGGATTTTTGAAACTGAAATTTTCAATACAAAAATCAAAAGGAAAAACGCTAAAATTGGCTTTTTTCggaatttttaattgtttgtttgcATTTTACCCTGAAACTAAGCATTTGACGAGAAATTATAAGAATATCTTTGGTCTTAAAATAACCCAAATTAACAAACTGTCGTTTAGgaacaaaaaacaattttttataactttttaaaaaaattgtttctcgTCATAATCTatcgattaaaaaaatttcaGCTTATGGGTATAAAATCGACCTTTTTCGACAAAAACCATCCGCCTATGTCGATATCTTCGTGGGTGCTGGCTTATATTGTTGAGATGAAACTGATTTCTGTAAATGGGGTTGATTCGTTCTAAAATGTTATGCATATGAAGtgatttgttgattttgttgaAATATGGGGTGGGATTTTCCCCTCTTGCAATAT is drawn from Diabrotica undecimpunctata isolate CICGRU chromosome 5, icDiaUnde3, whole genome shotgun sequence and contains these coding sequences:
- the LOC140441418 gene encoding uncharacterized protein, yielding MMSILEVLIILAGYTTVLFLDHELDINKDSCNSIGGPGTFSKLTQLQHNLPHCVDEHSKGIPINKINVAKIPIYHTSCLGRQAISGCYQPLISASKQCLNITESYLVDIWQNMDKELIAYTCENEDKVQKYAREYTAECMNEGILKIQEKCLGLSSNPMSPIRDISQVSCKKLEDAEDCIVDTLSNHCSQDITDVVVSVIKILKTNTCSYAPKHRSRRSLHRVVRQLAMSDKMDRIEEHLKTKCIKNGLESKKLEDNVLKMKNCIKEKPIFFVPKHIYIKHIDGCTKEVIKMLKACLPEKYKYLPQLIFNVFDSMISFMYDDFTLISSELTPCLPKLKSEESTKEYNECNRKVTDIVEDELVDTKEKFCERYIHLNECFIAQVKKQCSPSKELTKFEQDYINAVKRPCE